A single region of the Streptococcus sanguinis genome encodes:
- the tyrS gene encoding tyrosine--tRNA ligase, which translates to MHIFDELKERGLVFQTTDEAALRKALEEGQVSYYSGYDPTADSLHLGHLVAILTSRRLQLAGHKPYALVGGATGLIGDPSFRDAERSLQTKETVEGWVKSIQDQLSRFLDFEKGDNKAEMVNNYDWFSSISFIDFLRDVGKYFTVNYMMSKDSVKSRIETGISYTEFAYQIMQGYDFYILNQNHGVTLQIGGSDQWGNMTAGTELLRRKADKTGHVITVPLITDATGKKFGKSEGNAVWLNPDKTSPYEMYQFWMNVMDADAIRFLKIFTFLSLDEIEEIRQQFESAPHERLAQKVLAREVVSLVHGQEAYQEALNITEQLFAGNIKNLSVKELKQGLRGVPNYQVQAEDNLNIVELLVTAGVVNSKRQAREDVQNGAIYLNGERIQDLDYVLNDSDKLEDELTVIRRGKKKYFVLTY; encoded by the coding sequence ATGCACATTTTTGATGAGCTAAAAGAACGTGGCTTGGTATTCCAAACCACTGATGAAGCAGCTTTACGCAAGGCCTTAGAAGAAGGACAAGTCTCTTATTATAGTGGATACGATCCGACCGCTGACAGCCTGCACCTTGGCCACTTGGTAGCCATTCTGACCAGCCGTCGCTTGCAACTAGCCGGACACAAACCCTACGCTCTGGTCGGAGGAGCAACTGGATTGATTGGCGATCCATCCTTTAGGGATGCAGAACGCAGCCTCCAAACCAAGGAAACCGTAGAAGGCTGGGTAAAATCTATCCAAGATCAGCTTTCTCGTTTTCTGGACTTTGAAAAGGGCGATAATAAGGCCGAGATGGTCAATAACTATGACTGGTTCAGCAGCATCAGCTTTATCGACTTCCTGCGTGATGTCGGCAAATACTTCACTGTCAACTACATGATGAGCAAAGATTCTGTCAAGAGCCGGATTGAGACAGGGATTTCCTATACAGAATTCGCCTACCAGATCATGCAAGGATATGACTTTTATATCCTCAATCAAAACCACGGCGTAACCCTGCAAATCGGTGGTTCTGACCAGTGGGGCAATATGACAGCAGGTACAGAACTCCTGCGCCGCAAGGCTGACAAGACTGGCCATGTGATAACTGTTCCGCTCATTACCGACGCTACTGGCAAAAAATTTGGTAAGTCAGAAGGTAATGCTGTCTGGCTCAATCCTGATAAGACTTCTCCTTACGAAATGTATCAATTCTGGATGAATGTCATGGACGCAGACGCTATCCGCTTCCTGAAAATCTTCACCTTCCTGTCCTTGGATGAAATCGAAGAGATTCGTCAGCAGTTTGAATCAGCACCACACGAACGCTTGGCTCAGAAAGTCCTGGCTCGCGAAGTGGTCAGTCTGGTTCACGGTCAAGAAGCATACCAGGAAGCTCTCAATATCACTGAGCAGCTCTTTGCCGGAAATATCAAGAACCTATCTGTCAAGGAACTCAAACAAGGTTTGCGCGGTGTGCCTAACTATCAGGTCCAAGCAGAAGACAACCTCAATATTGTAGAACTGCTTGTGACAGCCGGTGTGGTAAACTCCAAACGTCAAGCTCGCGAGGACGTCCAAAACGGTGCTATCTACCTCAATGGCGAGCGCATCCAAGATTTAGACTATGTTCTCAACGACTCAGATAAACTGGAAGACGAGCTGACAGTTATCCGCCGTGGTAAAAAGAAATACTTTGTCCTTACCTACTAA
- the rpoB gene encoding DNA-directed RNA polymerase subunit beta has product MAGHEVRYGKHRTRRSFSRIKEVLDLPNLIEIQTDSFQDFLDHGLKEVFEDVLPISNFTDTMELEFVGYEIREPKYTLEEARIHDASYSAPIFVTFRLINKETGEIKTQEVFFGDFPIMTEMGTFIINGGERIIVSQLVRSPGVYFNDKVDKNGKVGYGSTVIPNRGAWLELETDSKDIAYTRIDRTRKIPFTTLVRALGFSGDDEILDIFGDSDLVRNTIEKDIHKNPMDSRTDEALKEIYERLRPGEPKTAESSRSLLEARFFDPHRYDLAAVGRYKINKKLSVKTRLLNQTIAEPLVDAETGEILVEAGTVMTRSVIDSIAEQLDNGLNKITYIPNDSAVLTAPVDLQKFKVVAPTDPDRVVTIIGNANPSDKVRIVTPADILAEMSYFLNLAEGIGRVDDIDHLGNRRIRAVGELLANQVRLGLSRMERNVRERMSVQDNEVLTPQQIINIRPVTAAIKEFFGSSQLSQFMDQHNPLSELSHKRRLSALGPGGLTRDRAGYEVRDVHYTHYGRMCPIETPEGPNIGLINNLSSYGHLNKYGFIQTPYRKVDREAGVVTNEIVWLTADEEDEFIVAQANSKLNEKGGFAEPIVMGRHQGNNQEFPSDQVDYMDVSPKQVVAVATACIPFLENDDSNRALMGANMQRQAVPLIDPKAPYVGTGMEYQAAHDSGAAVIAQHDGKVTYADADKVEVRREDGSLDVYQIQKFRRSNSGTAYNQRTLVKVGDVVEKGDFIADGPSMENGEMALGQNPIVAYMTWEGYNFEDAVIMSERLVKDDVYTSVHLEEYESETRDTKLGPEEITREIPNVGEDALRNLDEMGIIRIGAEVKEGDILVGKVTPKGEKDLSAEERLLHAIFGDKSREVRDTSLRVPHGADGVVRDVKIFTRANGDELQSGVNMLVRVYIAQKRKIKVGDKMAGRHGNKGVVSRIVPVEDMPYLPDGTPVDIMLNPLGVPSRMNIGQVMELHLGMAARNLGIHIATPVFDGASSEDLWDTVREAGMDSDAKTILYDGRTGEPFDNRVSVGVMYMIKLHHMVDDKLHARSVGPYSMVTQQPLGGKAQFGGQRFGEMEVWALEAYGASNVLQEILTYKSDDVNGRLKAYEAITKGKPIPKPGVPESFRVLVKELQSLGLDMRVLDEDDNEVELRDLDEGEDDDVIHVDDLEKAREKAAQEAKAAFEAEGKE; this is encoded by the coding sequence TTGGCAGGACATGAAGTTCGATACGGTAAACACCGTACCCGTCGTAGTTTTTCAAGAATTAAGGAAGTTCTTGATTTACCAAATTTGATTGAAATCCAAACGGATTCGTTCCAAGATTTCTTGGATCATGGTCTGAAGGAAGTCTTTGAAGATGTACTTCCTATTTCAAACTTTACCGACACCATGGAATTGGAATTTGTCGGCTATGAAATCCGTGAGCCTAAATATACGCTGGAAGAAGCACGTATCCACGATGCCAGCTACTCAGCGCCAATCTTTGTAACCTTCCGTCTGATTAACAAGGAAACTGGTGAAATCAAGACTCAGGAAGTCTTCTTTGGCGATTTCCCAATCATGACTGAAATGGGAACCTTCATCATCAATGGTGGTGAGCGGATTATCGTATCCCAGTTGGTGCGTTCTCCAGGGGTTTACTTTAACGATAAAGTTGACAAAAATGGAAAAGTTGGCTACGGTTCAACGGTTATTCCTAACCGCGGAGCTTGGTTAGAGTTGGAAACAGACTCAAAAGACATTGCCTACACTCGTATTGACCGGACGCGGAAGATTCCATTTACCACTCTGGTGCGTGCGCTTGGTTTCTCAGGAGATGATGAGATCTTGGACATCTTTGGTGACAGCGACTTGGTGCGCAATACCATTGAAAAAGATATCCACAAGAATCCAATGGACTCCCGTACAGATGAAGCTCTGAAAGAAATCTATGAGCGTCTTCGTCCAGGCGAGCCTAAGACGGCTGAAAGTTCTCGTTCCCTTCTTGAAGCGCGTTTCTTTGATCCGCATCGTTATGACTTGGCAGCAGTTGGTCGCTACAAGATTAATAAGAAACTCAGCGTCAAGACACGCTTGCTGAACCAAACCATTGCAGAGCCATTGGTAGATGCTGAAACTGGAGAAATCTTGGTTGAAGCTGGTACAGTTATGACCCGCAGTGTGATTGACAGCATTGCAGAGCAGTTGGACAATGGTTTGAATAAAATCACTTATATTCCAAACGATTCAGCTGTTTTGACAGCTCCTGTAGATTTGCAGAAATTCAAGGTAGTGGCTCCGACTGACCCAGACCGCGTTGTGACCATCATTGGTAATGCAAATCCGTCTGACAAGGTTCGGATTGTGACACCAGCTGACATTTTGGCTGAGATGAGCTACTTCCTCAACTTGGCTGAAGGCATCGGTCGTGTGGATGATATTGACCACTTAGGGAACCGTCGTATTCGTGCAGTTGGTGAGCTTTTGGCTAACCAAGTTCGACTTGGACTTTCTCGGATGGAGCGTAATGTTCGCGAACGGATGTCTGTTCAAGATAATGAAGTTCTCACACCGCAACAAATCATCAATATTCGTCCAGTAACTGCAGCCATTAAAGAATTCTTTGGTTCTTCACAGTTGTCTCAGTTCATGGACCAACACAATCCGCTGTCTGAGCTTTCTCACAAACGTCGTTTGTCTGCCTTGGGACCTGGTGGTTTGACACGTGACCGCGCTGGCTATGAAGTGCGGGACGTACACTATACTCACTATGGCCGTATGTGTCCGATTGAAACGCCTGAAGGACCAAACATTGGTTTGATCAATAACTTATCTTCTTATGGACACCTTAACAAATACGGATTTATTCAAACACCTTACCGTAAGGTAGACCGTGAAGCTGGCGTAGTAACCAACGAAATCGTTTGGCTGACAGCTGATGAGGAAGATGAATTTATCGTAGCGCAGGCCAACTCTAAGCTGAATGAAAAAGGCGGCTTTGCTGAGCCTATCGTTATGGGACGCCACCAAGGTAATAACCAAGAATTTCCATCAGACCAAGTAGACTACATGGATGTGTCACCTAAGCAGGTAGTTGCTGTAGCGACAGCATGTATTCCTTTCTTGGAAAATGACGACTCCAACCGTGCCCTCATGGGTGCCAACATGCAGCGTCAGGCTGTGCCTTTGATTGATCCAAAAGCGCCTTATGTCGGTACTGGGATGGAATACCAAGCTGCCCACGACTCTGGTGCAGCGGTTATTGCCCAGCATGATGGTAAGGTCACCTATGCGGATGCAGATAAGGTTGAAGTCCGCCGCGAAGATGGTTCTCTTGATGTATACCAAATTCAAAAATTCCGCCGTTCGAACTCAGGTACTGCTTATAACCAACGTACCTTGGTGAAAGTTGGCGATGTTGTCGAAAAAGGCGACTTTATTGCTGACGGACCTTCTATGGAAAATGGAGAAATGGCTCTGGGACAAAACCCAATCGTTGCCTACATGACATGGGAAGGTTACAACTTCGAGGATGCGGTTATCATGAGTGAGCGTCTGGTGAAAGACGATGTCTACACCTCAGTTCACTTGGAAGAATACGAATCAGAAACGCGCGACACCAAGCTTGGCCCAGAAGAAATTACCCGCGAAATTCCAAACGTAGGGGAAGATGCCCTACGCAATCTGGACGAAATGGGTATTATCCGCATCGGGGCGGAAGTTAAAGAAGGCGACATTCTTGTAGGTAAAGTGACCCCTAAGGGTGAAAAAGACCTTTCTGCTGAAGAGCGCCTGCTTCATGCCATCTTTGGTGACAAGTCTCGTGAAGTTCGTGATACCTCTCTGCGTGTGCCACACGGTGCCGACGGAGTGGTTCGTGACGTGAAGATCTTTACCCGTGCTAATGGTGATGAACTGCAATCTGGCGTTAATATGTTGGTTCGTGTCTACATCGCTCAAAAACGTAAGATCAAGGTCGGAGATAAGATGGCTGGTCGTCACGGAAACAAGGGGGTTGTATCCCGTATCGTTCCTGTGGAAGACATGCCTTACTTGCCAGATGGAACACCAGTTGATATCATGTTGAACCCACTCGGAGTACCATCTCGTATGAATATTGGTCAGGTTATGGAGCTTCACCTTGGTATGGCAGCGCGTAACTTGGGTATCCATATTGCGACACCAGTCTTTGATGGAGCAAGCTCAGAAGATCTCTGGGATACTGTCCGCGAAGCTGGTATGGACAGTGATGCCAAGACTATTCTCTATGACGGACGTACCGGTGAGCCATTTGATAACCGTGTATCTGTTGGTGTCATGTACATGATCAAGCTCCACCACATGGTAGATGATAAACTTCATGCCCGCTCAGTAGGTCCTTACTCAATGGTTACCCAACAGCCGCTCGGAGGTAAAGCTCAGTTTGGTGGACAACGTTTTGGTGAGATGGAAGTTTGGGCCTTAGAAGCTTACGGTGCTTCTAACGTTCTGCAAGAAATCCTGACTTACAAGTCAGATGATGTCAACGGACGTTTGAAGGCTTATGAAGCTATTACTAAAGGGAAGCCAATTCCAAAACCAGGTGTGCCAGAATCCTTCCGCGTTCTTGTCAAAGAATTGCAATCTCTTGGTCTGGATATGCGCGTTCTTGATGAAGATGACAATGAAGTAGAACTGCGTGACCTAGACGAAGGTGAAGATGATGATGTGATTCACGTTGATGATCTTGAAAAAGCGCGTGAAAAAGCAGCTCAAGAAGCGAAAGCAGCTTTTGAGGCTGAAGGAAAAGAATAA
- the pbp1b gene encoding penicillin-binding protein PBP1B, producing the protein MEQLIEKLKEFWGKAQQFIKKIHLPEWSKKIVSGNNGWSIGDVFAVFLRTFKLLMNMAFVFIFFGGVIGAGIGIGYAASLFSKVEVPKQEELVKQVNNISGISKLTYADGSLIAEVDNDLLRIPVKSDAISENVKKAVIATEDENFETHNGVVPKAVLRATLGSVVGVGSSSGGSTITQQLIKQQVVGDAPTFKRKAAEIVDALALERYMSKDDILTTYLNVSPFGRNNKGQNIAGVEEAAQGIFGVSAKDLTVPQSAFIAGLPQSPIVYSPYAADGSLKSEGDMALGLERAKDVLYNMYRTGHLSEKEYKEYKDYDLTKDFKPSESSEKSSHGYLYYTAVEEAQQTMYEYLIQRDNVSQQELKNNDTVKAYKELAAKELSDGGYTVTTTINKNIHTAMQNAVANYGGVLDDGTGAVEVGNVLLDNKTGAVIGFVGGRDYASNQNNHAFDTERSPGSTIKPILAYGIAIDQGLMGSASVLSNYPTNFSSGDPIMHVDSRGTAMMDLQEALNTSWNIPAYWTYRGLREKGVNVRGYMEKMGYYIDDYSIESLPMGGGIEVSVAQHTNGFQTLANNGTYQKKYMVEKITDRDGKVIYQHKANPVQIYSPAAATIMQELMRGVINSGATTTYKSRISQVNGTLAGADWIGKTGMTNTNGDMWLMLSTPKMTLGGWIGHDDNSSMAALTGYNNNASYMAYMADAIYQADPNAWGVGDKFTLDPSVIKSDVLKSTGEKPGTVTVNGRSVNLSGPTVPSYWAKNGAPTTTYRFGIGASDADYQKAWSAILGGSTSNSNSSSNSNNNRQGN; encoded by the coding sequence TTGGAACAATTAATAGAGAAATTAAAAGAGTTCTGGGGAAAAGCCCAGCAGTTTATCAAAAAAATACATCTTCCAGAATGGAGCAAGAAGATCGTTAGTGGCAACAATGGCTGGTCTATCGGTGATGTTTTTGCTGTTTTCTTGCGGACTTTTAAACTTCTGATGAATATGGCTTTTGTGTTTATCTTCTTCGGTGGCGTAATCGGTGCTGGGATTGGGATAGGCTATGCAGCTAGTCTTTTCAGTAAGGTTGAAGTGCCCAAGCAAGAAGAGCTGGTCAAGCAGGTGAATAATATCTCTGGTATTTCTAAGCTTACCTATGCCGATGGCAGTTTGATTGCAGAAGTGGACAATGATTTGCTCCGCATCCCAGTTAAGAGTGACGCCATCTCTGAAAATGTTAAAAAAGCCGTTATCGCTACAGAGGATGAGAACTTTGAAACGCATAACGGAGTGGTGCCCAAGGCTGTGCTTCGGGCTACGCTCGGTTCAGTTGTTGGAGTTGGCTCGTCTAGCGGGGGGTCAACCATTACCCAGCAGTTGATCAAGCAGCAGGTGGTGGGCGATGCGCCGACCTTCAAGCGGAAAGCGGCGGAGATTGTTGATGCGCTGGCTTTGGAGCGCTACATGTCCAAGGATGATATTTTGACGACCTACTTGAACGTTTCGCCTTTCGGGCGCAACAATAAGGGGCAGAATATCGCTGGTGTGGAAGAAGCTGCTCAAGGGATTTTTGGTGTTTCTGCTAAGGATTTGACTGTGCCCCAGTCTGCTTTTATTGCCGGCTTGCCACAGAGTCCGATTGTTTATTCGCCTTATGCAGCGGATGGCAGTCTCAAGAGTGAAGGGGATATGGCTCTGGGCTTGGAACGTGCCAAGGATGTGCTCTATAATATGTATCGGACGGGCCATCTAAGCGAAAAAGAGTACAAGGAGTACAAGGACTACGACCTGACCAAGGATTTCAAGCCATCTGAAAGCTCGGAAAAATCTTCGCATGGCTACCTTTATTACACAGCGGTCGAAGAAGCCCAGCAGACCATGTACGAGTACTTGATTCAGCGGGACAATGTTTCTCAGCAAGAGCTGAAAAACAACGACACTGTCAAAGCCTACAAGGAATTGGCCGCTAAAGAACTGAGCGATGGCGGCTATACTGTCACCACCACGATTAACAAGAATATCCACACCGCTATGCAAAATGCAGTAGCCAACTATGGCGGTGTCTTGGATGACGGAACTGGTGCAGTTGAAGTGGGAAATGTCCTCTTGGATAATAAAACCGGTGCTGTGATTGGCTTTGTAGGCGGCAGAGACTACGCTTCCAATCAGAACAATCATGCCTTTGATACGGAACGGTCACCGGGTTCGACCATTAAGCCGATTCTGGCTTATGGGATTGCTATTGACCAAGGTCTGATGGGCAGCGCCAGCGTTCTTTCTAACTATCCGACTAACTTTTCAAGCGGTGACCCAATCATGCACGTGGACAGCCGTGGTACAGCCATGATGGATCTGCAAGAAGCTCTCAATACTTCTTGGAATATTCCGGCTTATTGGACTTACCGCGGATTACGCGAAAAAGGTGTCAATGTCCGTGGTTATATGGAAAAAATGGGTTATTACATTGATGACTACAGCATTGAGAGTCTCCCAATGGGCGGGGGAATTGAAGTATCTGTAGCTCAGCATACCAATGGTTTCCAAACCTTGGCTAATAATGGAACCTACCAGAAAAAATATATGGTTGAAAAAATCACAGACCGAGATGGGAAGGTGATTTACCAGCATAAGGCCAATCCTGTTCAGATTTACAGTCCAGCAGCAGCTACGATTATGCAGGAGCTCATGCGGGGCGTTATCAATTCTGGGGCTACTACGACCTACAAATCCAGAATCAGTCAGGTCAATGGAACCTTGGCTGGAGCCGACTGGATTGGTAAGACTGGAATGACCAACACCAACGGTGATATGTGGCTGATGCTTTCTACTCCTAAGATGACTTTGGGAGGCTGGATTGGTCATGATGATAATAGCTCTATGGCGGCGTTGACTGGTTATAATAATAATGCCTCCTACATGGCCTATATGGCAGATGCTATCTATCAGGCAGATCCAAATGCCTGGGGTGTTGGTGATAAGTTCACTCTTGATCCGAGTGTGATTAAGTCTGATGTACTCAAGTCCACAGGAGAAAAGCCAGGTACAGTAACGGTAAACGGCCGCTCTGTTAATCTCAGCGGTCCGACAGTGCCTAGCTATTGGGCTAAAAATGGTGCTCCGACCACGACCTATCGCTTTGGTATTGGGGCATCAGATGCGGATTATCAGAAGGCTTGGTCAGCTATACTGGGCGGTTCTACCTCTAATTCTAATTCTAGCTCCAATTCTAACAATAACCGGCAGGGGAACTAG
- the rpoC gene encoding DNA-directed RNA polymerase subunit beta', translating to MVDVNRFKSMQITLASPNKVRSWSYGEVKKPETINYRTLKPEREGLFDEVIFGPTKDWECACGKYKRIRYKGIVCDRCGVEVTRAKVRRERMGHIELKAPVSHIWYFKGIPSRMGLTLDMSPRALEEVIYFAAYVVIDPKDTPLEHKSIMTEREYRERLREYGAGSFVAKMGAEAIQDLLKQVDLEAEIAVLKEELKTASGQKRIKAVRRLDVLDAFYKSGNKPEWMVLNILPVIPPDLRPMVQLDGGRFAASDLNDLYRRVINRNNRLARLLELNAPGIIVQNEKRMLQEAVDALIDNGRRGRPITGPGSRPLKSLSHMLKGKQGRFRQNLLGKRVDFSGRSVIAVGPTLKMYQCGVPREMAIELFKPFVMREIVARDIVQNVKAAKRLVERGDERIWDILEEVIKEHPVLLNRAPTLHRLGIQAFEPVLIDGKALRLHPLVCEAYNADFDGDQMAIHVPLSEEAQAEARILMLAAEHILNPKDGKPVVTPSQDMVLGNYYLTMEEAGREGEGMIFKDMDEAVMALRNGYVHLHTRVGIATDSLNKPWTEDQKHKILITTVGKILFNAIMPEELPYLQEPTNANLTEGVPAKYFLESGQDIKEVIEQLEINVPFKKKNLGNIIAEIFKRFRTTETSALLDRLKNLGYHHSTLAGLTVGIADIPVVEDKAEIIEESHKRVEQITKQFRRGMITDDERYNAVTAEWRAAREKLEKRLVANQDPKNPIVMMMDSGARGNISNFSQLAGMRGLMAAPNGRIMELPILSNFREGLSVLEMFFSTHGARKGMTDTALKTADSGYLTRRLVDVAQDVIIREDDCGTDRGLLITSITEGKEMIESLEERLNGRYTKKTVKHPETGAVIIGPNELITEDKAREIVNAGVEEVTIRSVFTCNTRHGVCRHCYGINLATGDAVEVGEAVGTIAAQSIGEPGTQLTMRTFHTGGVASNTDITQGLPRVQEIFEARNPKGEAVITEVKGEVTAIEEDASTRTKKVFVKGQTGEGEYVVPFTARMKVEVGDQVSRGAALTEGSIQPKHLLAVRDVLSVETYLLAEVQKVYRSQGVEIGDKHIEVMVRQMIRKVRVMDPGDTDLLMGTLMDITDFTDANRDVVISGGVPATARPVLMGITKASLETNSFLSAASFQETTRVLTDAAIRGKKDHLLGLKENVIIGKIIPAGTGMARYRNLEPQAVNEVEIINEVTELPDGFETEENIVLK from the coding sequence GTGGTTGATGTAAATCGTTTTAAAAGTATGCAAATCACCCTAGCTTCTCCTAACAAGGTCCGTTCATGGTCTTATGGGGAAGTGAAGAAACCTGAAACAATCAATTACCGAACCCTGAAACCAGAACGCGAAGGCCTTTTTGACGAAGTGATCTTCGGTCCAACAAAGGACTGGGAATGTGCCTGTGGTAAGTACAAACGGATTCGTTACAAAGGAATCGTCTGTGACCGCTGTGGTGTTGAAGTAACTCGCGCCAAGGTTCGCCGTGAGCGCATGGGCCACATCGAATTGAAGGCTCCTGTTTCACATATTTGGTACTTTAAAGGAATTCCAAGCCGCATGGGACTCACTTTGGATATGAGTCCACGTGCTCTGGAAGAAGTCATTTATTTTGCGGCTTATGTGGTGATTGATCCTAAGGATACACCGCTAGAGCACAAGTCAATTATGACGGAGCGTGAGTACCGTGAGCGTTTACGCGAGTACGGTGCAGGCTCATTTGTAGCCAAAATGGGAGCCGAAGCTATTCAAGACCTCTTGAAACAAGTGGACTTGGAAGCTGAGATTGCTGTCCTCAAAGAAGAATTGAAAACTGCTTCAGGTCAAAAACGGATCAAGGCTGTCCGTCGCTTGGATGTTTTGGACGCCTTCTACAAGTCTGGCAATAAGCCAGAATGGATGGTTCTTAATATTCTTCCGGTTATTCCGCCAGATTTGCGCCCGATGGTTCAGCTGGATGGTGGTCGTTTTGCAGCTTCTGACCTCAATGATCTCTATCGCCGGGTTATCAACCGGAACAACCGTTTGGCTCGTTTATTGGAACTCAATGCCCCTGGTATCATCGTTCAAAATGAGAAGCGGATGCTTCAGGAAGCGGTTGATGCTTTGATTGATAACGGTCGCCGCGGCCGTCCAATTACTGGACCAGGCAGCCGTCCACTTAAGTCTCTGAGCCACATGCTCAAAGGGAAGCAAGGGCGTTTCCGTCAAAACTTGCTGGGTAAACGGGTTGACTTCTCAGGTCGTTCCGTTATCGCCGTTGGACCAACTCTAAAGATGTACCAATGTGGTGTGCCACGTGAAATGGCGATTGAGCTCTTTAAACCATTTGTGATGCGTGAAATCGTTGCTCGTGATATCGTGCAAAACGTAAAAGCTGCAAAACGCTTGGTGGAACGTGGAGATGAGCGTATCTGGGATATTCTGGAAGAAGTGATCAAGGAACACCCAGTGCTTCTTAACCGCGCACCGACCCTTCACCGTTTGGGAATTCAGGCCTTTGAGCCAGTTCTGATTGACGGTAAAGCTCTTCGTTTGCATCCATTGGTCTGTGAAGCCTACAATGCCGACTTTGACGGTGACCAGATGGCTATCCACGTACCATTGTCTGAGGAAGCACAAGCTGAAGCTCGTATCCTCATGCTGGCTGCTGAGCACATCTTGAATCCGAAAGACGGTAAACCAGTTGTAACACCTTCTCAGGATATGGTCTTGGGGAACTACTACCTGACCATGGAAGAGGCTGGCCGCGAAGGCGAAGGCATGATTTTCAAGGATATGGATGAAGCGGTGATGGCTCTCCGCAACGGCTATGTTCACTTGCATACTCGTGTTGGTATCGCAACAGACAGTCTTAATAAGCCTTGGACAGAAGACCAGAAGCATAAGATTTTGATTACAACTGTTGGTAAAATCCTCTTTAACGCAATCATGCCAGAGGAATTGCCTTATCTGCAAGAGCCGACTAATGCTAACTTGACAGAAGGTGTGCCAGCTAAGTACTTCTTGGAGTCAGGACAAGACATCAAGGAAGTCATTGAACAGCTTGAGATCAATGTTCCGTTTAAGAAGAAAAATCTGGGGAATATCATCGCAGAAATCTTCAAACGATTCCGTACGACAGAAACATCTGCTCTTCTTGACCGCTTGAAGAATCTGGGGTATCACCATTCTACCTTGGCTGGTCTGACAGTGGGTATCGCTGATATTCCAGTTGTTGAAGACAAGGCTGAGATTATTGAAGAATCACACAAACGTGTAGAACAAATCACTAAACAATTCCGTCGCGGTATGATTACTGATGACGAACGCTACAATGCAGTGACTGCTGAGTGGCGGGCAGCTCGTGAGAAATTGGAAAAACGTTTGGTTGCCAACCAAGATCCGAAGAACCCTATCGTTATGATGATGGATTCTGGAGCTCGGGGTAACATCTCTAACTTCTCCCAGTTGGCCGGTATGCGTGGTCTGATGGCTGCGCCAAATGGACGTATCATGGAATTGCCAATCTTGTCTAACTTCCGCGAAGGGCTGTCCGTTCTGGAAATGTTCTTCTCTACCCACGGTGCTCGTAAGGGTATGACAGATACGGCCCTTAAGACTGCCGACTCAGGTTACCTGACTCGTCGTCTAGTTGACGTTGCCCAAGATGTGATTATCCGTGAAGATGACTGTGGTACAGATCGTGGCTTGCTCATCACTTCTATCACAGAAGGCAAGGAAATGATCGAGTCTCTGGAAGAGCGCCTAAATGGTCGTTACACTAAGAAAACAGTTAAACATCCAGAAACTGGTGCTGTCATTATTGGTCCAAATGAATTGATCACCGAAGACAAGGCACGTGAAATCGTTAATGCTGGTGTTGAAGAAGTGACAATCCGCTCCGTCTTTACATGTAACACCCGCCACGGTGTCTGTCGTCACTGTTACGGTATCAACTTGGCAACGGGTGATGCGGTTGAAGTCGGTGAAGCAGTCGGAACCATCGCTGCTCAATCTATCGGGGAGCCTGGTACACAGCTGACCATGCGTACCTTCCATACGGGTGGTGTTGCCTCTAATACCGATATCACGCAAGGTCTCCCTCGTGTCCAAGAAATCTTTGAAGCCCGCAATCCGAAAGGGGAAGCGGTCATCACTGAAGTCAAGGGTGAAGTTACTGCTATCGAAGAAGATGCATCTACTCGTACCAAGAAAGTCTTTGTTAAAGGCCAAACTGGCGAAGGTGAATATGTGGTACCATTTACAGCCCGCATGAAGGTAGAAGTTGGCGACCAAGTTTCTCGCGGTGCTGCCTTGACCGAAGGTTCTATCCAGCCGAAGCACTTGCTGGCTGTCCGCGATGTCTTGTCTGTTGAAACTTACCTGCTTGCTGAAGTACAAAAAGTTTACCGCAGCCAAGGGGTAGAAATCGGTGACAAGCACATCGAAGTAATGGTTCGTCAAATGATTCGCAAGGTGCGCGTTATGGATCCAGGAGATACAGATCTTCTCATGGGAACTCTTATGGATATCACTGACTTTACAGATGCTAACCGTGATGTGGTTATCTCTGGCGGTGTGCCTGCGACAGCTCGTCCAGTCCTCATGGGAATCACCAAAGCTTCCCTTGAGACAAATAGCTTCCTGTCTGCAGCTTCCTTCCAGGAAACAACTCGTGTCCTGACAGATGCTGCTATCCGTGGTAAGAAAGACCATCTGCTCGGACTCAAGGAAAATGTTATCATCGGTAAGATTATCCCAGCTGGTACTGGTATGGCCCGCTACCGCAATCTGGAACCTCAGGCTGTCAATGAAGTTGAAATTATCAACGAAGTGACAGAACTGCCAGATGGATTTGAAACTGAAGAAAATATTGTTCTTAAATAA